A single genomic interval of Burkholderia cepacia ATCC 25416 harbors:
- a CDS encoding alpha/beta hydrolase: MSWQSKFACWLLRWQFRPETTREVLDPARARRFTDLRMMVPRRVPSGYRLRRCYGAGDAPLRGEWLERTDAGAGRGPGRTLLYFHGGGYYFCSTKTHRPLVFGLTKRAGVRSFSLDYRLAPENRFPAALDDALAAYRQLLALGTPPESIVLGGDSAGGGLALATLVALRDRGEPLPAGAILFSPWTDLAATGATLRTNDGADPMFAGAALPKAAKLYLGDEPGTNPYASPLYADFAGLPPLYIQVGSTEVLLDDSRRVAEKAKAAGVAVEIEVWPDMPHVWQLYAPMVPEARDALDRAAAFLRRVAVERAVQRAGETSIA, from the coding sequence ATGAGTTGGCAAAGCAAGTTCGCCTGCTGGCTGCTGCGCTGGCAGTTCCGTCCCGAGACCACGCGCGAGGTGCTCGATCCCGCCCGCGCACGGCGCTTTACCGACCTGCGGATGATGGTGCCGCGCCGCGTGCCGTCGGGTTACCGGTTGCGCCGGTGCTACGGCGCGGGCGACGCGCCGCTGCGCGGCGAATGGCTCGAGCGCACCGACGCGGGCGCGGGGCGCGGGCCGGGCCGCACGCTGCTGTACTTCCATGGCGGCGGCTATTACTTCTGTTCGACGAAGACCCACCGGCCGCTGGTGTTCGGCCTGACGAAGCGCGCGGGCGTGCGCTCGTTCTCGCTCGACTACCGGCTTGCGCCCGAAAACCGTTTCCCGGCTGCGCTCGACGACGCGCTGGCCGCGTACCGGCAGCTGCTGGCGCTCGGCACGCCGCCCGAGTCGATCGTGCTCGGCGGCGATTCGGCGGGCGGCGGCCTCGCGCTCGCGACGCTTGTCGCGCTGCGCGATCGCGGCGAGCCGCTGCCGGCCGGCGCGATCCTGTTCTCGCCATGGACCGACCTGGCCGCCACCGGCGCCACGCTGCGCACGAACGACGGCGCCGATCCGATGTTCGCGGGCGCGGCGCTGCCGAAGGCCGCGAAGCTGTACCTCGGCGACGAGCCGGGGACGAATCCGTACGCGTCGCCGCTCTATGCGGATTTCGCGGGCCTGCCGCCGCTGTATATCCAGGTCGGCAGCACCGAGGTGCTGCTCGACGATTCGCGCCGCGTCGCCGAGAAGGCGAAGGCCGCCGGGGTGGCGGTGGAGATCGAGGTATGGCCGGACATGCCGCACGTGTGGCAGCTGTACGCGCCGATGGTGCCGGAAGCACGCGACGCGCTCGACCGCGCGGCCGCGTTCCTGCGCCGCGTCGCGGTCGAGCGCGCGGTTCAGCGCGCCGGCGAGACGTCGATTGCCTGA
- a CDS encoding CHRD domain-containing protein yields the protein MLKLRLLQVALLAGVLAAGTAAAETVRLSANLQPSSEVPPTATKGSGDVEATYDTATHMLQWTVRYEHLTGPATAAHFHGPAPVGQNAGVQVPIPKDELASPIKGSKALTDAQVTDLMGGKWYFNVHTKEHPAGEIRGQVMPAN from the coding sequence ATGCTCAAGCTGCGTTTGCTCCAGGTCGCGTTACTCGCGGGTGTGCTGGCCGCCGGCACCGCCGCCGCCGAAACGGTGCGCCTGTCCGCCAATCTCCAGCCGTCGAGCGAGGTGCCGCCGACGGCGACCAAGGGCTCGGGCGACGTCGAGGCCACCTACGACACGGCAACGCACATGCTGCAGTGGACGGTCCGTTACGAACACCTCACCGGCCCGGCCACCGCCGCGCATTTCCACGGGCCCGCGCCGGTCGGCCAGAACGCGGGCGTGCAGGTGCCGATTCCAAAGGACGAGCTGGCGAGCCCGATCAAGGGCTCGAAGGCACTCACCGACGCGCAGGTCACCGACCTGATGGGCGGCAAGTGGTATTTCAACGTCCATACGAAGGAGCACCCGGCCGGCGAGATCCGCGGCCAGGTGATGCCGGCGAACTGA
- a CDS encoding class II aldolase/adducin family protein, translated as MQRVPNQPFTRPARFSEAEWQARVQLAAAYRIFDHLGWTELIYNHISLRVPGEDGHFLINPFGLHYREVCASNLVKIDIDGNVIGHSDWPINPAGFTFHSAIHAALPDAHCVMHVHTTPTMAVCCSRDGLSFSNFYSAQLYGKIAYHDFEGITVHLEEGRRIVESAGGRPVLLLRNHGPVTIGATLAQTFSLMWLLNRACEVQVATHAIGDALPIAPPVLEGCVRDSLNFDPKHGAGQDAFDALQRIVDRIDPGYRA; from the coding sequence ATGCAACGTGTCCCGAACCAGCCGTTCACGCGTCCCGCCCGTTTCTCCGAAGCCGAATGGCAGGCGCGCGTGCAGCTCGCGGCGGCTTACCGCATCTTCGACCATCTCGGCTGGACCGAGCTGATCTACAACCATATCTCGCTGCGCGTGCCGGGCGAGGACGGGCATTTCCTGATCAACCCGTTCGGGCTCCATTACCGCGAGGTGTGCGCGTCGAACCTCGTGAAGATCGACATCGACGGCAACGTGATCGGTCATTCCGACTGGCCGATCAATCCCGCCGGCTTCACGTTCCACAGTGCGATCCATGCGGCGCTGCCCGATGCGCACTGCGTGATGCACGTGCACACGACGCCGACGATGGCCGTGTGCTGTTCGCGCGACGGGCTGTCGTTCTCGAATTTCTATTCGGCGCAGCTGTACGGGAAGATCGCGTATCACGACTTCGAGGGCATCACCGTGCATCTCGAAGAGGGACGGCGCATCGTCGAGAGCGCGGGCGGGCGGCCCGTGCTGCTGCTGCGCAACCATGGGCCCGTGACGATCGGCGCGACGCTCGCGCAGACGTTCTCGCTGATGTGGCTGCTCAATCGCGCGTGCGAGGTGCAGGTCGCCACGCATGCGATCGGCGACGCACTGCCGATCGCGCCGCCCGTGCTCGAAGGGTGCGTGCGCGATTCGCTGAATTTCGATCCGAAGCATGGCGCGGGGCAGGATGCGTTCGACGCGCTGCAGCGTATCGTCGATCGCATCGATCCCGGCTATCGGGCGTGA
- a CDS encoding phospholipase D family protein gives MFTSLIRRAPAALSWRAACRPARALAAGVLLSLVAACATHPPATTLDRPVSHALPPDTATPLRDALAAPEAAHPGQSGFRLLADGAQALQMRIALARAATKTLDMQYYIATEDTTGKLLLAAALYAADRGVRVRMLVDDLNFRDIDRVMAALNTHPNVEIRVFNPFGASQGMVERTANFFTRIDSFTRRMHNKAMIADNQIAIVGGRNLGDEYFSASPTLQFRDLDVLAAGPVTNDISASFDTYWSSASSYPLRVLNHQSFDTKDLDAMRDELRDHWRKNADPYNAKPLNATPLSRQIARDELGLVWAPAEFTADAPDKVAQPTDAYVSPPMQRLVELTRGAQREFLAFSPYFVPHDAGVKILGDTTARGVRVAILTNSLAATDAVAVQAGYGPYRVPLLQHGVELYEFKAQPGRQRPRLFGSRSRASLHAKAYVIDRKILVIGSMNLDPRSAHLNTELALVIHSPALAEQVAQIFARATQPDESYRVSLVTPAGGGPPALEWTGTDDGKPAVYHVDPHAGLLRNLMTGVFMLLPVDDQL, from the coding sequence GTGTTCACGTCCCTGATCCGGCGCGCACCGGCCGCGCTGTCGTGGCGCGCCGCATGCCGCCCGGCCCGCGCGCTGGCCGCCGGCGTACTCCTGTCGCTCGTCGCCGCGTGCGCGACGCATCCGCCCGCCACCACGCTCGATCGCCCGGTCTCCCATGCGTTGCCGCCCGATACCGCGACGCCGTTGCGCGATGCGCTGGCCGCGCCCGAGGCCGCGCATCCGGGCCAGTCGGGTTTCCGGCTGCTGGCCGACGGCGCGCAGGCGTTGCAGATGCGCATCGCGCTCGCGCGCGCCGCGACGAAGACGCTCGACATGCAGTACTACATCGCGACCGAGGACACGACCGGCAAGCTGCTGCTCGCCGCGGCGCTCTACGCGGCCGATCGCGGCGTGCGCGTGCGGATGCTGGTCGACGACCTGAATTTCCGCGACATCGATCGCGTGATGGCCGCGCTGAACACGCACCCGAACGTCGAGATCCGCGTGTTCAACCCGTTCGGCGCATCGCAGGGGATGGTCGAGCGCACGGCCAACTTCTTCACGCGCATCGACAGCTTCACGCGCCGGATGCACAACAAGGCGATGATCGCGGACAACCAGATCGCGATCGTCGGCGGCCGCAACCTCGGCGACGAATACTTCAGCGCGAGCCCGACGCTGCAGTTCCGCGATCTCGACGTGCTCGCCGCGGGCCCCGTGACGAACGACATCTCGGCGAGCTTCGACACCTACTGGTCGAGCGCGAGCAGCTATCCGCTGCGCGTGCTGAATCATCAGTCGTTCGATACGAAGGATCTCGACGCGATGCGCGACGAGCTGCGCGACCACTGGCGCAAGAATGCCGATCCGTACAACGCGAAGCCGCTGAACGCGACGCCGCTCTCGCGGCAGATCGCGCGCGACGAGCTCGGGCTCGTGTGGGCGCCGGCCGAGTTCACGGCCGACGCGCCCGACAAGGTCGCGCAGCCGACCGACGCGTACGTGAGCCCGCCGATGCAGCGCCTCGTCGAACTCACGCGCGGTGCGCAGCGGGAATTCCTCGCGTTCTCGCCGTATTTCGTGCCGCACGACGCGGGCGTGAAGATCCTCGGCGACACGACCGCGCGCGGCGTGCGTGTCGCGATCCTGACCAATTCGCTCGCGGCGACCGACGCGGTCGCCGTGCAGGCCGGCTACGGGCCGTACCGCGTGCCGCTGCTGCAGCACGGCGTCGAGTTGTACGAGTTCAAGGCGCAGCCGGGTCGCCAGCGTCCGCGCCTGTTCGGGTCGCGTTCGCGCGCGAGCCTGCACGCGAAGGCGTACGTGATCGACCGGAAGATCCTCGTGATCGGCTCGATGAACCTCGATCCGCGTTCCGCGCACCTGAACACCGAACTGGCGCTGGTGATCCATAGCCCGGCGCTCGCCGAGCAGGTCGCGCAGATCTTCGCGCGCGCGACGCAGCCGGACGAAAGCTACCGCGTGAGCCTCGTGACGCCGGCAGGCGGCGGCCCGCCCGCACTCGAATGGACGGGCACGGACGACGGCAAGCCGGCCGTCTATCACGTCGATCCGCACGCGGGGCTGCTGCGCAACCTGATGACCGGCGTCTTCATGCTGCTGCCGGTCGACGACCAGCTTTAG
- a CDS encoding FadR/GntR family transcriptional regulator: MAAMTARGRTEGVMRKIETALLDGTWPAGARLPAERVLAQQYGVARNTVREATQRLVARGLLQSRRGAGVYVTDQLRAGIASPWGQLVADHPALRDDILEFRRVLEGATAYFAALRADAHDRRRIRALLRELETAHANGAAAVEAATDAKLHEAIALASHNTMFLHLHTSVIGMLREHISINVAGMTTHDEHASELLLLQHRVVCDAICAQRPEEARTAMQTHIDYVRSHFERSGDEA; encoded by the coding sequence ATGGCAGCGATGACGGCACGGGGCCGGACCGAAGGGGTGATGCGCAAGATCGAGACGGCACTGCTCGACGGCACGTGGCCGGCCGGTGCACGCCTGCCGGCCGAGCGCGTGCTCGCGCAGCAGTACGGGGTTGCGCGCAATACGGTGCGCGAGGCGACCCAGCGGCTCGTCGCGCGCGGGCTGCTGCAGAGCCGGCGCGGCGCGGGCGTCTACGTGACGGACCAGTTGCGCGCCGGCATCGCGTCGCCGTGGGGGCAACTGGTCGCCGATCACCCCGCGCTGCGCGACGACATCCTCGAATTCCGCCGCGTGCTCGAAGGCGCGACCGCGTATTTCGCCGCGCTGCGCGCCGATGCGCACGACCGGCGCCGGATCCGTGCGCTGCTGCGCGAGCTCGAAACCGCGCACGCGAACGGCGCGGCGGCCGTCGAAGCCGCGACCGACGCGAAGCTGCACGAGGCGATCGCGCTCGCGTCGCACAACACGATGTTCCTGCACCTGCATACGAGCGTGATCGGGATGCTGCGCGAGCACATCTCGATCAACGTGGCGGGCATGACGACGCACGACGAGCACGCATCCGAACTCCTGCTGCTGCAGCATCGCGTCGTGTGCGACGCGATCTGCGCGCAGCGGCCCGAAGAGGCGCGCACCGCGATGCAGACCCATATCGACTACGTGCGCAGCCATTTCGAGCGCAGCGGCGACGAGGCCTGA
- a CDS encoding (Fe-S)-binding protein, whose translation MNERQYPAAAPAHVYLFATCLVDLFVPEAGLDAVRLLEREGLTVHYPRGQSCCGQPAYSSGNPDEARRVAAAQLDLFAQAWPVIVPSGSCAGMIRHHWPALFADDPVYGPQARAIAERTYELAEFLVHVLDVRLDAATAGAGPDERVVLHTSCAARREMGTRGHGVALVDALPGVTRIEHERESECCGFGGTFSLKHPDISGAMVRDKVASACATGCDRLVSADCGCLLNIGHAAAKAGAPLPVEHLASFLWRRTANAPSLRGDQR comes from the coding sequence ATGAACGAAAGGCAATACCCCGCCGCCGCCCCCGCGCACGTCTATCTGTTCGCGACCTGCCTGGTCGACCTGTTCGTCCCCGAAGCCGGGCTCGACGCGGTCCGCCTGCTGGAACGCGAAGGCCTGACCGTCCACTATCCGCGCGGCCAGAGCTGCTGCGGGCAGCCGGCCTACAGCAGCGGCAATCCCGACGAAGCGCGCCGCGTCGCGGCCGCGCAGCTCGACCTGTTCGCGCAAGCGTGGCCCGTGATCGTGCCCTCCGGCTCGTGCGCGGGGATGATCCGCCACCATTGGCCGGCGCTGTTCGCCGACGATCCCGTGTACGGCCCGCAAGCCCGCGCGATCGCGGAGCGGACCTATGAACTCGCCGAATTCCTCGTCCACGTGCTCGACGTGCGGCTCGACGCGGCAACGGCCGGCGCCGGGCCCGACGAACGCGTCGTGCTGCATACGTCGTGCGCGGCGCGGCGCGAGATGGGCACGCGCGGGCACGGCGTCGCGCTCGTCGACGCACTGCCGGGCGTGACACGGATCGAACACGAACGCGAATCCGAATGCTGCGGCTTCGGCGGCACGTTCTCGCTGAAGCATCCCGACATCTCCGGCGCGATGGTGCGCGACAAGGTCGCGTCGGCCTGCGCGACGGGCTGCGACCGGCTCGTGTCCGCCGACTGCGGCTGCCTGCTGAACATCGGCCACGCGGCGGCCAAGGCCGGCGCGCCGCTGCCGGTCGAACACCTCGCCAGCTTCCTGTGGCGGCGCACCGCGAACGCCCCGTCGCTGCGCGGAGACCAGCGATGA
- a CDS encoding LutC/YkgG family protein yields the protein MSARDSILARLRAAAPGVAATSGRTLDARIDTHYDTRRSQAGTAHDPHTLARTMQAALAASHADVWCATGDAWPAQLAARLAEAGVRRLLLDPARAESAALVRALPDTIAPVPFDRPIDAWKADLFDTIDAGFTVARSGIAATGTVVLAPDAGTPRTVSLVPPLHVALVHASTLHSDLHAAVHAEHWHAGMPTNLVLVSGPSKTSDIQQTLAYGAHGPRRLWVVIVTDSAARPAATAREDLPQ from the coding sequence ATGAGCGCGCGCGACTCGATCCTCGCGCGGCTGCGCGCCGCCGCGCCGGGCGTCGCCGCAACGTCGGGCCGCACACTCGACGCACGCATCGACACGCATTACGACACGCGCCGCTCGCAGGCCGGGACCGCGCACGATCCGCACACGCTCGCCCGCACGATGCAGGCCGCGCTCGCCGCGTCGCACGCGGACGTCTGGTGCGCGACCGGCGACGCATGGCCCGCGCAGCTCGCCGCGCGGCTCGCCGAAGCCGGCGTGCGCCGGCTGCTGCTCGACCCGGCCCGCGCCGAATCCGCGGCGCTCGTCCGCGCGCTGCCCGACACGATCGCGCCCGTGCCGTTCGACCGGCCGATCGACGCGTGGAAGGCCGACCTGTTCGACACGATCGACGCGGGCTTCACCGTCGCGCGTTCGGGCATCGCGGCCACCGGCACCGTCGTGCTCGCCCCCGATGCCGGCACGCCGCGAACGGTGTCGCTGGTGCCGCCGCTGCATGTCGCGCTCGTCCATGCGAGCACGCTGCATTCCGACCTGCACGCGGCCGTGCATGCAGAGCACTGGCACGCCGGCATGCCGACCAACCTCGTGCTGGTGTCGGGCCCGTCGAAGACGTCCGACATCCAGCAGACGCTCGCCTATGGCGCACACGGCCCGCGCCGCCTGTGGGTCGTGATCGTCACCGATTCCGCCGCCCGGCCGGCTGCAACCGCCCGCGAGGACCTCCCGCAATGA
- a CDS encoding LutB/LldF family L-lactate oxidation iron-sulfur protein — MSDHTLQFVAPGDFKARARAALDDPALRRSFRGAMDFLQGKRATQFPDDAELQQLRDLGEAVRQHALAQLPALLERLETKLTEAGVHVHWAETAADANAIVLGIAQAKKARRVIKGKSMASEEIELNHYLAEHGVDCIESDMGEFIVQLAGEKPSHIVMPAIHKTRGDIAELFEAHIPGTRYTEDVDELIQTGRRALRRAFADADIGLSGVNFAAADTGTLWLVENEGNGRLSTTVPDTHVAIMGIEKVVEKLEHIVPLSSLLTRSATGQAITTYFNLISGPRRDGERDGPRELHLVLLDNGRTQAYADEQLRATLQCIRCGACMNHCPVYTRIGGHAYGTTYPGPIGKIISPHLLGLDATADLPTASTLCGACGEVCPVRIPIPQLLVRLRTEANRKPDEPVAHPLRGQGANYTRAEDLVWRFWSGAFAHPRAYRAFRWTATRLRALTPAKQMGWTQHRTPLEPAPRSLSDLLRARGQPE; from the coding sequence ATGAGCGACCACACGCTGCAATTCGTCGCCCCCGGCGACTTCAAGGCCCGCGCGCGCGCCGCGCTCGACGATCCCGCATTGCGCCGGAGCTTTCGCGGCGCGATGGACTTCCTGCAGGGCAAGCGCGCGACGCAGTTCCCCGACGACGCCGAGCTGCAGCAGCTGCGCGATCTCGGCGAAGCGGTGCGGCAACACGCGCTCGCGCAACTGCCCGCGCTGCTCGAACGGCTGGAGACGAAGCTCACCGAAGCCGGCGTGCACGTGCACTGGGCCGAGACGGCCGCCGACGCGAACGCGATCGTGCTCGGCATCGCGCAGGCGAAGAAGGCGCGCCGCGTGATCAAGGGCAAGTCGATGGCGAGCGAGGAAATCGAGCTGAACCATTACCTCGCGGAGCACGGCGTCGACTGCATCGAATCCGACATGGGCGAGTTCATCGTGCAGCTCGCGGGCGAGAAGCCGTCGCATATCGTGATGCCGGCGATCCACAAGACGCGCGGCGACATCGCCGAACTGTTCGAGGCGCACATCCCCGGCACGCGTTACACGGAAGACGTCGACGAACTGATCCAGACCGGCCGGCGCGCCCTGCGGCGCGCGTTCGCCGATGCGGACATCGGCCTGTCCGGCGTGAACTTCGCGGCGGCCGACACCGGCACGCTGTGGCTCGTCGAGAACGAAGGCAACGGCCGCCTGTCGACGACGGTGCCCGACACGCACGTCGCGATCATGGGGATCGAGAAGGTCGTCGAGAAACTCGAGCACATCGTGCCGCTGTCGAGCCTGCTCACGCGCTCGGCCACCGGCCAGGCGATCACGACCTACTTCAACCTGATCTCGGGCCCGCGCCGCGACGGCGAACGCGACGGCCCGCGCGAGCTGCATCTCGTGCTGCTCGACAACGGCCGCACACAAGCCTATGCGGACGAACAGCTGCGCGCGACGCTGCAGTGCATCCGCTGCGGCGCGTGCATGAACCACTGCCCCGTCTACACGCGCATCGGCGGCCACGCGTACGGCACGACCTATCCGGGCCCGATCGGCAAGATCATCTCGCCGCACCTGCTCGGCCTCGACGCGACGGCCGACCTGCCGACCGCGTCGACGCTGTGCGGCGCATGCGGCGAGGTGTGCCCGGTGCGGATCCCGATCCCGCAACTGCTCGTGCGGCTGCGTACCGAGGCGAACCGCAAGCCCGACGAACCCGTCGCGCATCCGCTGCGCGGCCAGGGCGCGAACTACACCCGCGCGGAAGACCTCGTGTGGCGCTTCTGGTCGGGCGCGTTCGCGCATCCGCGCGCGTACCGCGCGTTCCGCTGGACCGCGACGCGCCTGCGTGCGCTGACACCCGCGAAACAGATGGGCTGGACGCAGCACCGCACGCCCCTCGAACCGGCACCGCGCAGCCTGTCCGACCTGCTGCGCGCACGCGGCCAGCCCGAGTAG
- a CDS encoding lactate permease LctP family transporter, producing MQVWHQIYTPLGSLGLSAFVAAIPIIFFFAALAALRLKGHVAAAITLLLSLGVAILAYGMPVPQALAAAGFGFAYGLWPIAWIIVAAVFLYKIVVKTGQFDIIRASVLSITDDQRLQMLLIGFSFGAFLEGAAGFGAPVAITAALLVGLGFKPLHAAGLCLIANTAPVAFGAMGIPIIVAGQVTGIDPFHIGAMAGRQLPLLSLAVPFWLVFMMDGLRGVRQTWPAALVAGGSFAVTQYFTSNHIGPELPDITSSLVSLVALAAFLKVWQPRTAKQAAGSVVASGGGAALAGFGGAGSRNGFSAGTSRQASPYTLAQTVRAWSPFLILTAVVTVWSIAPFKALFAAHGALASTVLKFHVAGLDQLVVKTAPIAATPKALDAVLKIDLVSAVGSAILVTALISMVLLRMKPRDALVTFGETLKELTRPILSIGLVLAFAFVANYSGMSSTLALMLAATGAAFPFFSPFLGWLGVFLTGSDTSSNALFCSLQQATAHQLGVPETLAVAANTTGGVTAKMISPQSIAVACAATGLVGKESELFRFTVRHSLLFAVIVGVITLVQAYVLPGMVP from the coding sequence ATGCAGGTTTGGCACCAGATCTATACGCCGCTCGGCAGCCTCGGGCTGTCGGCGTTCGTCGCCGCAATCCCGATCATTTTCTTTTTCGCCGCGCTGGCCGCGCTGCGGCTCAAGGGGCACGTCGCCGCGGCGATCACGCTGCTGCTGTCGCTCGGCGTCGCGATCCTCGCATACGGGATGCCCGTGCCGCAGGCGCTCGCGGCGGCCGGTTTCGGCTTCGCATACGGCCTGTGGCCGATCGCGTGGATCATCGTCGCGGCCGTGTTCCTGTACAAGATCGTCGTGAAGACCGGCCAGTTCGACATCATCCGCGCGTCCGTGCTGTCGATCACCGACGACCAGCGCCTGCAGATGCTGCTGATCGGCTTCTCGTTCGGCGCGTTCCTCGAAGGCGCGGCCGGCTTCGGCGCACCCGTCGCGATCACGGCCGCGCTGCTTGTCGGGCTCGGCTTCAAGCCGCTGCACGCGGCTGGACTGTGTCTGATTGCAAACACCGCGCCGGTCGCGTTCGGTGCGATGGGGATCCCGATCATCGTCGCCGGACAGGTGACGGGCATCGACCCGTTCCATATCGGCGCGATGGCCGGCCGCCAGTTGCCGCTGCTGTCGCTCGCGGTGCCGTTCTGGCTCGTGTTCATGATGGACGGGCTGCGCGGCGTGCGGCAGACCTGGCCGGCCGCGCTCGTCGCGGGCGGCAGCTTCGCGGTGACGCAATACTTCACGTCGAACCACATCGGGCCCGAGCTGCCGGACATCACGTCGTCGCTCGTCAGCCTCGTCGCGCTCGCCGCGTTCCTGAAGGTCTGGCAGCCGCGCACCGCGAAGCAGGCGGCCGGCAGCGTCGTTGCGTCGGGCGGCGGCGCCGCGCTCGCGGGCTTCGGCGGCGCAGGTTCGCGCAACGGCTTCAGCGCGGGCACCAGCCGGCAGGCATCGCCGTACACGCTCGCGCAGACCGTGCGCGCATGGTCGCCGTTCCTGATCCTGACGGCCGTCGTCACCGTGTGGAGCATCGCGCCGTTCAAGGCGCTGTTCGCCGCCCACGGCGCGCTCGCGTCGACCGTGCTGAAATTCCACGTGGCGGGGCTCGACCAGCTCGTCGTGAAGACCGCACCGATCGCCGCGACGCCGAAGGCGCTCGACGCCGTGCTGAAGATCGATCTCGTGTCGGCGGTAGGCAGCGCGATCCTCGTGACCGCGCTGATCTCGATGGTGCTGCTGCGGATGAAGCCGCGCGACGCGCTCGTCACGTTCGGCGAGACGCTGAAGGAACTGACCCGCCCGATCCTGTCGATCGGCCTCGTGCTCGCATTCGCGTTCGTCGCGAACTATTCGGGGATGTCGTCGACGCTCGCGCTGATGCTGGCCGCGACCGGCGCCGCGTTCCCGTTCTTCTCGCCGTTCCTCGGCTGGCTCGGGGTGTTCCTGACGGGCTCGGACACGTCGTCGAATGCGCTGTTCTGCTCGCTGCAGCAGGCCACGGCCCATCAGCTCGGCGTACCCGAGACGCTCGCGGTGGCCGCGAACACGACGGGCGGCGTGACCGCGAAGATGATCTCGCCGCAGTCGATCGCGGTGGCCTGCGCGGCAACGGGCCTCGTCGGCAAGGAGTCGGAGCTGTTCCGCTTCACCGTGCGCCACAGCCTGCTGTTCGCGGTGATCGTCGGGGTGATCACGCTCGTGCAGGCGTACGTGTTGCCGGGGATGGTGCCGTAA
- a CDS encoding M48 family metalloprotease: MQLKKAVAACGVAFLLSACGGVQSLDANSLTSAGTSLYKAATLSDADIAALSNDSCKSSDAESKVAPANSAYSKRLTKVMKGFGDMTLNGQKINYKVYMTKDVNAWAMGNGCVRVYSGLMDMMNDDELRGVIGHEMGHVALGHSKKAMQTAYAVSAARTAAGAASPGVAALTSSQLGDITEKFINAQFSQTQESAADDYSFDLMKQKNMSQKGLVTAFQKLAQLDGGKSSMMSSHPSSSSRAQHIQDRIAKGS; encoded by the coding sequence ATGCAACTCAAGAAAGCGGTGGCAGCGTGTGGCGTGGCGTTTCTGTTGAGCGCGTGCGGCGGGGTACAGAGCCTTGACGCGAACAGCCTGACGTCGGCGGGGACGAGCCTGTACAAGGCAGCGACGTTGTCGGATGCCGACATCGCCGCGCTGTCGAACGATTCGTGCAAGTCGAGCGATGCGGAATCGAAGGTCGCGCCGGCGAACAGCGCGTACTCGAAGCGTCTGACGAAAGTGATGAAGGGCTTCGGCGACATGACGCTGAACGGCCAGAAGATCAACTACAAGGTCTACATGACCAAGGACGTCAACGCGTGGGCGATGGGCAACGGCTGCGTGCGCGTGTACAGCGGCCTGATGGACATGATGAACGACGACGAGCTGCGCGGCGTGATCGGCCATGAAATGGGCCACGTTGCGCTGGGTCACTCGAAGAAGGCGATGCAGACGGCCTACGCGGTCAGCGCGGCGCGCACCGCGGCCGGCGCGGCATCGCCGGGCGTGGCGGCGCTGACGAGCTCGCAGCTCGGCGACATCACCGAGAAGTTCATCAACGCGCAGTTCTCGCAGACGCAGGAAAGCGCGGCCGACGATTACTCGTTCGACCTGATGAAGCAGAAGAACATGAGCCAGAAGGGCCTCGTCACCGCATTCCAGAAGCTCGCGCAGCTCGATGGCGGCAAGAGCTCGATGATGAGCTCGCACCCGTCGTCGTCGAGCCGGGCGCAGCACATCCAGGATCGCATCGCGAAGGGCAGCTGA
- a CDS encoding glycosyltransferase family 2 protein, with protein MSKQHASSTHLVLIPSYNPGTKVDTTVRNARAQWNPVWVVVDGSTDGSAERLQAMAERDPGLRVIVLPENRGKGAAVLAGLDAAAASGFTHVLTMDSDGQHPADLIPEFMAASQAAPDAMVLGVPKFDASAPQLRVQGRRLSNAWADLETLWAGIGDSLYGFRVYPVAPLAAIMRRQPWMRGFDFDPEAAVRLCWAGVRPIRIDAPVRYFGRHEGGVSHFHYGRDNALLAWMHLRLFTGFVVRLPMLVARRLARRHDQTA; from the coding sequence ATGTCCAAGCAGCACGCCTCGTCCACCCATCTCGTCCTGATTCCGAGCTACAACCCGGGCACCAAGGTCGACACGACCGTGCGCAATGCGCGAGCGCAGTGGAATCCGGTATGGGTCGTCGTCGACGGCAGCACCGACGGCAGCGCCGAACGGCTGCAGGCCATGGCCGAACGCGACCCGGGGTTGCGCGTGATCGTGCTGCCCGAGAACCGCGGCAAGGGCGCGGCGGTGCTCGCCGGGCTCGACGCGGCAGCCGCGAGCGGCTTCACGCATGTGTTGACGATGGATTCCGACGGCCAGCATCCGGCCGACCTGATTCCGGAGTTCATGGCCGCGTCGCAGGCCGCACCCGACGCAATGGTGCTGGGCGTGCCGAAGTTCGATGCGAGCGCGCCGCAGTTGCGCGTGCAGGGCCGCCGGCTGTCGAACGCATGGGCCGACCTCGAGACGCTGTGGGCGGGAATCGGCGATTCGCTGTACGGGTTTCGCGTGTATCCGGTCGCGCCGCTGGCCGCGATCATGCGCCGCCAGCCGTGGATGCGCGGCTTCGACTTCGATCCCGAGGCGGCCGTGCGGCTGTGCTGGGCCGGCGTGCGTCCGATCCGCATCGACGCGCCGGTGCGCTATTTCGGCCGTCACGAGGGCGGCGTCTCGCACTTCCACTACGGCCGCGACAACGCGCTGCTCGCGTGGATGCACCTGCGCCTTTTCACCGGCTTCGTGGTGCGGCTGCCGATGCTGGTCGCGCGGCGGCTGGCGCGACGCCACGATCAGACGGCCTGA